Proteins encoded together in one Vicinamibacterales bacterium window:
- a CDS encoding VWA domain-containing protein, whose translation MRFVAGLSIAIGLAAAASATGQQPPVFKAGVDLVAVDVTVVDDQGRPIRGLRTDQFTVTVDGKPRRVVSADFVAVSSVDQTLGAKATLRRGFSTNAPEVVSAVRRVVLLVIDQDNIQSGMARTEIDEIGRFIDRFAPDDLVGLAAIPGGPSIDFTTNRVAIRNALRKVVGRWQPFLTMHSIGLWEALGIDANDQEIMNNVVARECAKMAIGEDPLSCQRAVIAEAKQYATDAKSRSRQAVTTLRELVKGLSVFDGTKTLVFASQALSAASHGGGRVEFARDARDVAEAAARSRVGLYVLKLARWQDSPVERLASETASEDDEVRGYGLETLASMARGAMFLVSSSVEPAMTRISLESSGYYLLGFEPLPSDQDGKRHNIDVKVAHPGVTIRARREFAAAETVVATKRNPLQTVTALLGSQSIRRDVPLRIGTHTIRDAAGDKLRVIFTAEVGQGLSAPEPMTVGYVITDVRGRVAGNSVEQVTLAPGGPVPGPAFYMGAAVLPTGNFRVRFVAVDKDGRQGTVEHSFEARLTSGQNMLLGDLMVLQPAGKSWRPSVDGGIANRAAMASLEIYSRNPELSARGEVRLEIADSETGPSLATSRLPVSDTNTAGRLMAQGPIDLGKVAASEYLLRAVVVLDGKEVARTARPIRVAPR comes from the coding sequence ATGCGGTTCGTTGCGGGTCTCAGCATCGCCATCGGTCTGGCGGCCGCGGCCTCCGCCACCGGCCAGCAGCCACCGGTATTCAAGGCCGGCGTCGATCTCGTGGCGGTGGACGTCACCGTCGTGGACGACCAGGGTCGGCCAATCCGCGGCCTGCGCACCGACCAGTTCACGGTGACCGTCGATGGCAAGCCCCGTCGCGTGGTGTCCGCCGACTTCGTCGCCGTGTCCTCGGTGGACCAGACGCTCGGCGCGAAGGCGACGCTCCGGCGCGGCTTCAGCACGAACGCTCCCGAGGTGGTGAGCGCGGTCCGGCGCGTCGTGCTGCTCGTCATCGACCAGGACAACATCCAGTCGGGCATGGCCCGCACCGAGATCGATGAGATCGGACGATTCATCGACCGATTCGCTCCTGACGACCTGGTGGGCCTGGCTGCCATTCCCGGCGGACCGAGCATTGACTTCACCACCAACCGGGTTGCGATTCGCAACGCACTCCGGAAGGTGGTTGGGCGCTGGCAGCCGTTCCTCACCATGCACTCGATTGGACTGTGGGAGGCTTTGGGGATTGACGCCAACGACCAGGAAATCATGAACAACGTCGTCGCCCGCGAGTGCGCGAAGATGGCGATTGGCGAGGACCCGTTGTCGTGCCAGCGGGCGGTGATCGCCGAAGCGAAGCAATACGCCACCGACGCCAAGTCGCGCAGCCGCCAGGCGGTGACGACCCTGCGCGAACTGGTCAAGGGGCTCTCGGTGTTCGACGGGACCAAGACGCTGGTCTTTGCCTCGCAGGCGTTGTCGGCGGCCAGTCACGGCGGCGGGCGCGTCGAGTTCGCCCGCGACGCCCGCGACGTGGCCGAGGCGGCGGCCCGGTCCCGCGTGGGTCTCTACGTGCTGAAACTCGCGCGGTGGCAGGACAGCCCGGTGGAACGTCTGGCGTCTGAAACCGCGTCCGAGGACGACGAGGTGCGCGGGTACGGCCTCGAGACGCTGGCGAGCATGGCGCGCGGCGCGATGTTCCTCGTGTCCTCGTCGGTCGAGCCCGCCATGACGCGGATCTCGCTCGAGTCGTCCGGCTACTACCTCCTCGGCTTCGAGCCCCTGCCGAGCGACCAGGACGGCAAGCGCCACAACATCGATGTGAAGGTGGCCCACCCGGGCGTCACGATCAGGGCACGACGCGAGTTCGCCGCCGCCGAGACCGTGGTTGCCACCAAGAGGAACCCGCTTCAAACGGTGACGGCCCTGCTGGGAAGTCAATCGATTCGACGCGACGTCCCGCTGCGGATTGGCACCCACACGATTCGCGACGCGGCGGGTGACAAGCTGCGCGTGATCTTCACGGCAGAGGTTGGTCAGGGGCTGTCGGCTCCCGAACCGATGACGGTAGGCTACGTGATCACCGACGTTCGGGGAAGGGTCGCCGGCAACTCCGTCGAGCAGGTGACGCTGGCTCCGGGCGGACCCGTGCCGGGGCCAGCGTTCTATATGGGGGCCGCCGTACTCCCGACAGGCAACTTCAGAGTGCGTTTCGTGGCCGTGGACAAGGACGGCAGACAAGGGACCGTCGAGCACAGCTTTGAAGCCAGGCTGACCTCGGGCCAGAATATGCTGCTCGGCGATCTGATGGTGCTCCAGCCGGCGGGCAAGTCGTGGCGGCCGAGCGTCGATGGCGGGATCGCCAACCGCGCGGCCATGGCCTCGCTCGAGATCTACTCCCGCAATCCGGAGCTATCGGCGCGCGGCGAAGTGAGGCTGGAAATCGCTGACAGCGAAACAGGGCCGTCGCTGGCGACGTCGCGTCTGCCGGTGTCCGACACCAACACCGCGGGACGGCTGATGGCGCAGGGGCCGATCGACCTGGGAAAGGTGGCCGCGTCGGAGTACCTGCTCCGCGCGGTTGTCGTGCTGGACGGGAAGGAAGTCGCCCGAACCGCGCGTCCGATCCGGGTCGCGCCGAGATAG
- a CDS encoding carboxypeptidase regulatory-like domain-containing protein — MKRMGLILALCLIAGMFALPVSAQEQTGSIEGIVKDSSGAVLPGVTVEARSPRVVGISTAMTDSKGIFRFPALPPGEYELTANLQGFNPAKQSNVSIALGQLMKVDLTLSVGGVQESVQVTAEAPLIDTKQNAQFATVQRDSIDKLPKGRDFTSVVAVAPGAQSEPYSGGIQIDGSSGSENKFIVDGMDTTNLRSGTSRNTVLVDFIQEVQVKSAGYNAEYGGSTGGVISAITKSGSNAYHGGAGLYYESSKLRNQNFNFDRINTFYDNGVIDGKVESTQTPVDPRNYYNPVFDVGGPVLKDKVWFYAGYAYTNEKSERTVKFLNSSPSTDPNKVSKTYSDTTKNSYLNWNVNTSLGPNVRVKISGANQWQSQRGLLPSVLANGFTLTGASGYALEGRKSDGYSQAAYDARPEMLKSFYDDQGSDYVNNMYSGNVDWVITPTFFANITAGSLRYDTKTPPEYIGSTTQHYFGSSNLTYLPTVIPNNLRYGSAYVDGKLSSGTNKALYGRFFLNANSIWYKSLGGQHTFKAGMRYERLSQDNDSGSTGLKAPRIYLYWNQSTTDVNGARVRGTYGYYKVRQILTKGAVHSDNFSFWLQDSWSINRKLTINAGVRAENEHVPTYTQTSDAKGIDFGFGDKIAPRIGFAYDIKGDSRWKVYGSYGHFFDMTKLSLPMGSFGADKWTDFYFTMDTYDWPTINCTDGTTGTGCTGGKLIKSRDMRYNSSLNDPRLIPYYGASRSAIDPTLKPYQTREFTMGLDHELNPTMSIGVRYVHKWMVKAIEDVGRLLPFGELYFIANPGYGDSYTILPDFPDKHTPPAERKYDSVEVRLKRRLQNRWQAEVSYTFSRLWGNYSGLGASDEEGRTDPNNNRSFDSLYQSFNQSGTWAYGPLKTDRPHVFKVQGSYDMPWGTTVGLFGIFQSGIPWSSYLSWEGYSPVFFQDRGNMGRTPFYTRIDLSLSHEFRIKNNRISVNANISNLLNSDTVTDYWENVWRDDIAGYSDQQFFAGFDAYKLAAAQKASGSTLRDNPLFGKPYGRLGARSARLSVRLSF, encoded by the coding sequence ATGAAGAGAATGGGTCTGATTCTCGCCCTGTGTCTGATTGCGGGGATGTTCGCCCTGCCGGTCAGCGCGCAGGAACAGACTGGCTCGATCGAAGGCATCGTCAAGGACTCGTCGGGCGCCGTGCTGCCTGGCGTGACCGTCGAAGCGCGCAGCCCGAGGGTCGTCGGCATCAGTACCGCCATGACCGACTCGAAGGGCATCTTCCGCTTCCCCGCGCTTCCGCCGGGAGAGTATGAACTCACCGCGAACCTGCAGGGGTTCAATCCCGCGAAGCAGTCGAACGTGTCGATAGCGCTCGGCCAGTTGATGAAGGTCGACCTGACCTTGTCGGTTGGAGGCGTGCAGGAGAGCGTTCAGGTGACGGCGGAAGCGCCGCTCATCGACACCAAGCAGAACGCGCAGTTCGCGACCGTGCAGCGCGACTCGATCGACAAGCTGCCGAAGGGCCGCGACTTCACGTCGGTCGTTGCCGTCGCGCCCGGAGCCCAGAGCGAACCGTACTCGGGGGGCATCCAGATCGACGGGTCGAGCGGCTCGGAGAACAAGTTCATCGTGGACGGGATGGACACGACGAACCTCCGCAGCGGCACGTCGCGCAATACCGTGCTCGTGGACTTCATCCAGGAAGTCCAGGTGAAGTCGGCCGGGTACAACGCCGAGTACGGCGGTTCCACCGGCGGCGTCATCAGCGCGATCACCAAGTCGGGCAGCAATGCCTACCACGGCGGCGCTGGTCTCTACTACGAGAGCAGCAAGCTCCGGAACCAGAACTTCAACTTCGATCGGATCAACACCTTCTACGATAACGGCGTCATCGACGGCAAGGTGGAATCGACGCAGACGCCGGTTGATCCGCGCAACTACTACAACCCGGTGTTCGACGTCGGCGGCCCGGTGCTGAAGGACAAGGTGTGGTTCTACGCCGGCTACGCGTACACCAACGAGAAGTCCGAGCGCACGGTCAAGTTCCTGAACTCGTCACCGAGCACGGATCCGAACAAGGTCTCGAAGACCTATTCGGACACCACGAAGAACAGCTATCTGAACTGGAACGTGAACACGTCTCTCGGGCCGAACGTCCGCGTGAAGATATCGGGCGCGAATCAGTGGCAGAGTCAGCGGGGGTTGCTGCCCTCCGTCCTGGCGAACGGGTTCACTCTGACGGGCGCGTCGGGCTACGCGCTGGAAGGCCGGAAATCGGACGGCTATTCGCAGGCTGCGTATGACGCCCGTCCGGAGATGCTGAAGTCGTTCTACGACGACCAGGGCTCCGACTACGTCAACAACATGTACTCGGGGAACGTGGACTGGGTCATCACGCCGACCTTCTTCGCGAATATCACCGCCGGCTCGCTGCGGTATGACACGAAGACCCCACCGGAGTACATCGGCTCGACGACCCAGCACTACTTCGGCTCGTCGAACCTGACCTACCTCCCGACCGTCATTCCGAACAACCTGCGGTACGGCTCGGCCTACGTCGATGGCAAACTGTCGTCCGGCACCAACAAGGCGTTATACGGTCGCTTCTTCTTGAATGCCAACTCGATCTGGTACAAGTCGCTCGGTGGCCAGCACACGTTCAAGGCGGGCATGCGCTACGAGCGGCTGAGCCAGGACAACGACAGCGGCAGCACGGGCCTCAAGGCGCCGCGCATCTACCTCTACTGGAACCAGTCGACGACCGACGTGAACGGCGCGAGGGTTCGCGGCACCTACGGCTACTACAAGGTGCGCCAGATCCTCACGAAGGGTGCGGTCCACTCGGACAACTTCTCCTTCTGGCTGCAGGACAGCTGGTCGATCAACCGCAAGTTGACGATCAACGCCGGCGTCCGGGCCGAGAACGAGCATGTGCCGACCTACACGCAGACGTCGGATGCCAAAGGCATCGACTTCGGCTTCGGCGACAAGATCGCTCCGCGCATCGGCTTCGCCTACGACATCAAGGGCGACAGCCGCTGGAAGGTGTACGGCAGCTATGGTCACTTCTTCGACATGACCAAGCTGTCGCTGCCGATGGGCTCGTTCGGCGCGGACAAGTGGACCGACTTCTACTTCACGATGGACACGTACGACTGGCCGACGATCAACTGCACCGACGGCACGACGGGCACCGGCTGCACGGGCGGCAAGCTCATCAAGAGCCGTGACATGCGGTACAACTCGTCGCTCAACGACCCGCGCCTGATTCCGTACTACGGCGCGTCCCGAAGCGCTATCGACCCGACGTTGAAGCCGTACCAGACCCGCGAGTTTACGATGGGGCTGGACCACGAGCTGAATCCGACGATGTCGATCGGCGTTCGCTACGTACACAAGTGGATGGTGAAAGCAATCGAGGACGTGGGCCGTCTGCTGCCGTTCGGCGAGCTGTACTTCATCGCCAACCCCGGGTACGGCGACTCCTACACGATCCTGCCGGACTTCCCCGACAAGCACACGCCGCCGGCGGAACGGAAGTACGACAGCGTGGAAGTTCGCCTGAAGCGACGCCTCCAGAACCGGTGGCAGGCTGAGGTCAGCTACACCTTCAGCCGGCTGTGGGGCAACTACTCGGGCCTTGGCGCCTCCGACGAGGAAGGCCGCACGGACCCGAACAACAACCGTTCGTTCGACTCGCTCTATCAGTCCTTCAACCAGAGTGGCACCTGGGCGTACGGTCCGCTGAAGACCGATCGTCCGCACGTCTTCAAGGTGCAGGGCTCGTACGACATGCCGTGGGGCACGACTGTGGGTCTGTTCGGGATCTTCCAGAGCGGTATCCCGTGGTCGTCGTACCTGAGCTGGGAAGGCTACTCGCCGGTGTTCTTCCAGGACCGCGGCAACATGGGCCGGACGCCGTTCTACACGCGCATCGACCTGTCGCTGTCGCACGAGTTCCGGATCAAGAACAACCGGATCTCGGTCAATGCCAACATCAGCAACCTGCTCAATTCCGACACCGTCACCGACTACTGGGAAAACGTCTGGCGTGACGACATCGCCGGGTATAGCGACCAGCAGTTCTTCGCCGGCTTCGATGCCTACAAGCTCGCGGCCGCTCAGAAGGCCTCTGGTTCGACGCTGCGCGACAACCCGCTGTTCGGGAAGCCCTACGGCCGTCTGGGCGCCCGCTCGGCTCGGTTGAGCGTGCGGCTCTCGTTCTAG